TCAACACGAACAAAATAGCagtttgttcttttattttatatgtgaaTAGCAGACCACTAAATAAAAGCACAACAACCTTAAAAAATGAACATACAGAATTATTGACTAATTTGGTTAAGAGTTAAAATAGAACNAGGATATGCAGTCAAGGTGTACAACATTACTCGACTAATATGGTGTCTTTGTAGGAAGATGTAAATTTCTTCAAGCCAACAAAGAAAAGCTTGACACTCAAGGCTCAAGtctgttgaaagaaaaaaggctATGTATGACTGTGTTGTCAGTCTTGAAGCAAAGATGAAGGCATGTCTGTCACATCTTTGAATGTCCACCTATCTTGTCGTTCGGCTCAGTCCAAGTTTCAACTACCCTTGAACGCTGCtgttcaaatttctttttagCTCTATAAAGGATATTATGCACTTCTTCAAAGTGAGGATTTGTTGCAGCTCTTGTATCATCAATCCACTGAAGAACTTTCTTGTATGGGGATAATATACGACTGCGATTCTTCTCATCCAAAACCTAAGTTCATCACAGTTTAATNTTCCAAAATTcatgtaaaatgaaattatgataCCAATCAAAATTCTAATTCAACTGAAGATTTCAAGACATTGAGCCAATTTGGTTGAATGCAGCACCAATAATTACAAGTCACATACAGTTANCTCAAGTTGCATAAGTTCACAAACCATGCTGAGATCTGCTATAGATGGCTGAGAGCCACCAAGAAGGAAGCGTCCATCTCCTTTGAGCCAAATATCCTCTAgctttgataaagaagaaaatagcacTTTCTCTGCTTCAGCGGCNGCTTTTGGATTAAGTGGACGGCCAGTTGCTGGTCCTAGTACAGTATTTACTACGTAGTTCACTGCAAAAAGGTCGTGCTTCTACTAGTTGGTCATAGTTTACAAGAAACATGCCAGTTCTCTAAAAATAGGACAAAACAAAGATGTTCTCAGGCTAGCAACATATGATTTAACGTATCGCTTGCAGAAATGGTAAAATCTATTCTTCAATCAGATGTTGCTTTTAAAGCAAAAACGATGGAATATGCATTGTTATATGTACCTGTTCCATGTCGTAAATTAGAGTGATGCCAATCCATTACCGAGTTGATTTTTGCTCTCCTGAAAATATCGCTTGGGTACCTGATACATCATCATGAGGATAAATTTTATATGCAAATTTTCTATACTTTTAAAACATGACAAGTATGATTAGTTTAGATTGtagaaaaaattcaattttctttttacatatttaagcTTAATTCAAGTTACCAATTAACAAGGTAAATTTACACTTACTTGCATACTATCACTTGGTTATATTTCTAATTGATATGAGATCTCTAACATATCCAAAAGTGAGTATTAATAATAAGCAACCCAGGTCATGATTAGCCCGTTTGTAATCATGTATGTTCAActacacttaaaaaaataaaatcatgttgAACTACAGCGCAGTGAAACATTCTAACTCTGATTTAAAGAACTTTGAAgtatttctttaaaacaacCATGTAGATCAGGAAGGGACTTcagaagcaaaagaaaagaatctaCTAACCAATGGTCAGCAATTCCAGGAAAAGCAGAATTAAGATAGACAATGATTGCATGGCTGCCAAAACAAAACGAGGTTTATTAAGAACACATgataaaatcaaaaaataaaatattcaaatcttAGATACTCCATCCTCATTAAAGTCAACTACATAGGCATAATGTGACCAGTGAATAATGcgtaaaataatcattaatatcATAGAGGTGGGTTAGAAGACAAGGGCCTTATCAGAGATTACCTCTCGGAAAGGTTGAAACTTCCATGAACAATAGCCGGAACTTTCTGCAGAGGGTTTACttctgcaaaaaataaaatacataacaGGTCAACAGAAGAATAGACCACCAATTTTGCACCAACCAGTATTCAATGCAAAACTATAGATACCTCTGAATTGAGAAGAGAGGTGGTGGCCTTTGGAAATGTCTACTTTGATCTCCTCGAAGTCAATTCCGTTCAACCTTTTTAACACAAAGATTATGATAATAGTGTTTAGTTCATTATAatcatatcataatataaataaataacagaTCAAGGTTTTGTTTAGCGGTGTGTGCAA
This genomic stretch from Vigna radiata var. radiata cultivar VC1973A chromosome 7, Vradiata_ver6, whole genome shotgun sequence harbors:
- the LOC106767153 gene encoding glutathione S-transferase T1; amino-acid sequence: MMVEKLKVFADRMSQPSRAVLIFCRLNGIDFEEIKVDISKGHHLSSQFREVNPLQKVPAIVHGSFNLSESHAIIVYLNSAFPGIADHWYPSDIFRRAKINSVMDWHHSNLRHGTVNYVVNTVLGPATGRPLNPKAAAEAEKVLFSSLSKLEDIWLKGDGRFLLGGSQPSIADLSMVCELMQLEVLDEKNRSRILSPYKKVLQWIDDTRAATNPHFEEVHNILYRAKKKFEQQRSRVVETWTEPNDKIGGHSKM